The Triticum urartu cultivar G1812 chromosome 6, Tu2.1, whole genome shotgun sequence genome includes the window TTTGACCAAGTTAGGTGGGTGTTTGGTTCTATCCACACCTAAGGCGAAAAAAATTATGAGCGGTGAACATCACGTGTCATAGACacaaatgtggcaagattccttTAGGCAAGCCAAAGTATGGCTAACAATTTGGGCAACTCAAGTTAGACAAGTGTGACAAAAAATAATATGGCAACATAAGGCAAAAAATAATGTGACAACATAAGACAAAAAtaatagtcacaatccaaacagtcCCTTAATTGCAAATGTAGAAACAACTAGCACACCTAAACTGTTGTGCCAATGTTCTTCTTCCTATCTTTATGTTGTGTCAAATGTAACGCTAAAAACTTCCCAGCCTAGCTTTCTTTTTTTTCCAGTTTTGTTTGTTTAGTTTTTCTTTTgtgtttttttatattttcctTTCTTTAATTCTTTTTTAAACAGTAAAATTATCAATTTGTGAACTTTTTACATATCTGTCAAATTTCCTAAAATTCTTGAACTTTTTAAAGAATTCTTGAACTTTCCAAATTGCTGAACATGTTTTTAAAATCCATCAAAATTTTCttaaatttgtgaacttttttcatATCCATGTTTTTTTAAATCCGTGAACTTtcttcaaattcatgaactctttTTAATTTTTACAATTTTTTTTAAATCCGTGATTTCTTTTCGAAATTGATGAACTTCTTAAAAATCCAagaacattttttcaaaatcTTAATCTTTTTGAAACTAGTGaacttatttttaaatttcaAAAACTTCTTTGTAGAATTCATTAACTTTTTCGAATTCATCATTGGTTCCAAATTTGTGTAGTTTTTCAAAATTCATAaaatatttctcaaattcacaaaaaaatatttttgcaaaCTTATTTCTTTTTTGTGACCATTTGTGAATTCGAACATTTCTGCGGAACCTGCAAACATTTTCAAATTCTGTGAACTTTTATCGAATtagtgaactttttttcaaatttgtgtcTTCTTTCAAAATCGGGACCTTTTTTCAAATTTGGAAAGCTCTTTTCATATCTATGTTTCTAAAATTCAATGGTCAAATGGTTATTGAGCAAGACAACCTATTGAAGGAAACCACGTTTTTTTAGGCAACAAGGAAACAGTTATGTAACCAGAAACAAAGAAAACTCTAGGAAATGCACGTTGTTTCTCGGCATCCGCCAAATGACCCCAATTTTGTCATTGGTTTGGATGACCAATTCAAGGCACCATGCCAAGTTATTTTTGGTTTATATAAATTTTGCATTTTCCGGAGTTTCTTGGTCAAAAAGTGTGATAAATGGTCGGACATGTCGCAACTTGGATACGGTGTCGAAAATCATTCAAACCTAGCATAGATGCCTAGCATGGGCATTCCCATCTTCTTGCAAAAGTTGAGGTCATTTCAAAAATGTCAAAAAATAGCCCATGTTCAATGGAGGGTGACCGTGGTTCAAAAAGTCCACGTGCTCATAGAAGGCTCCTTCTGAGTGCATGATGTTAAAATGATCTCAATTCTTCTCATGGCCTTGTATGAGCAATTTAAGGCATCATGCCAAGTTTTTTTTACAGGAAAGACTTttaatctattcatcttcaatcatggtagtacaacgaacactaaaaataataataaaatacATCAAGATCCGTAGATCACCTAGCGatgactacaagcactgaagcgagtcAAGTTATTCGGATTTTCGAGAAATTTTGCATTTTCTGGAGTATCTCGATGAAAAAAGGTTGATAAATGGTTGCGACAGGACATGTCGCAACATGCATATGGTGTCAGAAGTAGTTCAAACTTGGCATGAATACCTACCATGGGCATGCCCACCCGGTGACAAAAGTTAGGATCATTTCAAGAATGTAAAAAAAAAAACACCATATCCAATGTAGGGTGTCCTGATAGGCCATGTTTGACAGCCATCCCTTTCTAACCGCCTTTGTATCAAGGTATAATGAAAGACTATTCATTCTCATAACTTTAACTCTCAACTTTCACTTCTAAACATCAACaaaggagggagagagagagagagagtcatGATTTGATTTGCCAAAGGCGATCTCTCGGTGTTCCGCTGGCTAGTAGTACCTTGGAAAGGGAACGTGCGTGCGTACCGTAAATGGCTTTTCTACCGTAGAAACTACCGATCTGCGTAGCATTAGTTGACACGTCTGATCTTGGCTGAATAGAACACCGTACTATGTACCAAAAACTGACTGATCAAGGAAGTCAATGCGCACTTGCACTACGCATTAGTCTTCCGATCTTCAGAGAAGACAGCATGCAACAGGTCAAAAACTTTGTTTGACGTTTactgaagcatggccaaactaacTAAATAGGCTCCTGTTTTTCACTCTCGCAAAACCTGCCAACGCATTTGCATCGTCCGTCTAGAATGGCGGCGCCATGACCGAGACCAGCAGATGAATTCTAGCCGGCCGATGCCTTACATTGTTCGTGATCGGAATTCAGAGGAGGACTCTGTTGCTGAGTTGCTGCAGATTACAATTCAGAAGAGGACACTGTTGCTAGCTGTTGGCATCACAGAGCCACAGGCGTGCCTGCACTGTATATCGTCATCGGCTAGGAATAGGATGGCCAGCTTCACCAAGTGCGTGTTTGTTTAACTAACTCCAAGCCGATGGAATTTGTTTTTCTACACCAGTCGAACATTTGCAGTGTGTATCCCCTAGGAGAGCACTAGTACTTCTCTTAAGATGGATGAAAGTAAAGCATAACTATCTGTGTGCGGCGGCAGCGTGTAAGTGCATCTCCAACGCCGTTCATTAACACGGACATCCCAAACGTCCGTGGACAGCGGTAGCCGAGTCAACCATCCAACTCGATGCATCAAATGTCCGccttttgcaaaaaaaaaaaaaacatgCCTGCCATGCCGCTTCACTTTGAATCATTGATCGATAACAATTCAATTATACATTTCAATCCTAATAAAAGCGACATATGTTCAACAAGTTCTTAAAATTTATCTATCCAAAATTCAATCATGCTCCTCGAAAGCGCCTTCATCTCAAGTGTTTTTTCCTCGAACTTGACCTTCTTCATCAACACATGTTATTGTTTCAGATAGGATGTTGGAAATATTAGCACTTTTCCGATTAGACTTATCCACGAATAAACAGTAAGCATGGCATAAAAGGTATGCATCTCATAGCGATACCTAAGCATACTAGCACGTATAGAACATAGAATCGAACCTTCTACGAGCAGCACATATACGGCTAGCATAAGTACGAGTAAACGAGGGATGAACAGATCATACCCTCTGGTTGGCCAACGCGGCGGCGGCAGAAGCAGCCTCGGCGTCAtccgtggccttcttcttagcGGCAGCGTTGTCGGCCATGGTGTCGATGCAGAGgaagtagtggaagtagaggcGAACGGAGTTGGGACGGATCGGGAGCAGTCGCGTCGAGACACTCCCCAAAAATCTTATTGCCGTTCTCCCGGGTAGGATCTCGAACGACAGGGTTCCGGAGGCACCTGCTCTCCTGACCAGCCGTGTACGTGGTTGTCGGGATGGGATCGTCAGAGGCAGCACAGAGTGAGAAACAGTAGATGACGGCTAGGTCACgcgagagggagtgagtgaaccgaACTAGGTTACTTCACTGGTTTTTCGAGTATCAATGCTCCGCGTTTAGCATTAGACGCAATTCCTGTAGTTTTTTTTTGCCCTCACTTGAATCTGATATCAAATTGTTACTGTAACCTCAAATATGATGGTTTTGCGTAAATAAGTCTTGGTCGGACATGCATGCATGATTTTGCTGTTGGTTTCTAGCGTAAGTAAAGGCAAGGACATTCACGTCGGCGTTGAATGCTTGGCTTCTCGAAAGAAAAAGAACCCACGTGCTCGCTTCAAGCCTCGAGCTTTCTCATCGATTAGTAGTGCTAACTCTTGGCCCGTTCAAGTTAGTGTGCTCAAAATGCCCTTGTCCTAGCTTAGTTGCCGCGAAGGCTTCCACTTCCGGGGCCGGCTGCTCGCACGTTGTGGTGGTCGCTGTCATCGCCCAAGAAAATGAAACGTGGAAGACTCGACCAGCTAATTGTACGATGAAGGGAAATAATCTGAAACTAATTGAAGACCATGCAGCTAGCTGGGGcaggcatgcatgcatgcattgcccGACGTCTCGACCGGCCCATCGCTAGCTCCTATAAATACTCTCGTGGAGCTGCCTCCAACGGCCATCGCACACGCATATTGGTTGCATTCCCAACTCTAGCTACAGCTACTGTGTTACCTGGCTATACGTACATAGCTAGCTCCTTAACCTCCAGGCGGTCGAAATCGTAACGACGTTGGCATGGCGATCAGTGTAGCTATGCTTTGGTTACTCGGTACTGTCGTGTTAACAACGTTGGCGTCCGCAGTCACCCCGCCCGAGGGCTCCAAGAATCGCCACTACGATTTCGTTGTAAGTCTACCTGCAGTCCTGCACTCTATCAGCATTCACGTAGCATTTTCCTTGTATGCGCTTGGCTCCATTTTCGCTATATACATACAAAAGTGTATCGACCATGTTCGTCTAGCAAGCCTAGTAATTTTACCAAATACTTTCTCCGTCTTAAAACAAGTGTCGTATCGTGTCGTTGATTACTACTCCCTTCGCCTCAGATAAGTATCTCAacactaaagttagtacaaagttaaAATACTTATTTTAAGATAGAGTAATTACAAAGTTAATATAAAATTATACTAAATCAACGATACTTATTTTAAAATGAAGGGAGTATGCATCTCACTACAAAGTCTCATGAGTTTCTCAAAACGCAGTCCTGAGAACTACTTAGCTAGTACTACAATGAGCCAATGACACGGCACCCTGTTCACTTTATGTTCTTCAACAACACCTCAAAAGTCAAAATTACACTGTTCTTGCCAAATCAACTTCCCTTACAGTGACAGCTACGGTGATACCTGCATGCACGAAATGAACTAACGACATTCTTCTTGCAGATAAAAAAGACTAACTACACAAGGCTGTGTCACGAGAAGACCGTGCTCACCGTGAACGGCCAGTTCCCCGGTCCGACCATCTACGCGCGCAAGGGCGACATCGTCGTCGTCAACGTCATCAACCAAGGCAACAAAAACATCACCATCCACTGGTAAGTTTGATTCCATCGTGCCGTTCACGTAACAAAACTTCTCTCCTTTGCCTGTAACGTGATCGCCGGCAACCTCCTTGTGTGTAGGCATGGTGTGGACCAGCCAAGGAACCCGTGGTCCGACGGCCCGGAGTACATAACACAGTGTCCCATCCAGCCCAGCGCCAACTTCACCTACACGGTGATCTTGTCCGAAGAAGAGGGCACGCTGTGGTGGCATGCGCACAGCGACTTTGACCGCACCACCGTCCATGGCGCCATCGTCATCCACCCCAAGAAGGGTACCACCTTTCCCTTCAAGAAGCCACACAAGGAGATACCTGTCATCCTCTGTATGGATATATCTTGAACTTATTTGATGTATGAATCATGTTCTCTTTTTTTTAAAGAAATGCATGAATCATGTTGTGTGCACCATGTGGTATTAATATGCGAGATGTTGATTCGCAGGTGAGTGGTGGAACGCCGATGTGAACCGTCTGCTCCAGGAGGCCAAACGGACTGGTGGCGAGGTCAATATTTCTGATGCGAACACCATCAACGGCCAGCCGGGAGACCTGTTCCCGTGCTCCAAGAACGGCACCTTCAAGCTGCACGTGGAGAGTGGCAAGACGTATCTGCTCCGGATCATCAACGCGGCACTGGCCAACGAGCTCTTCTTCGGCATCGCAGGGCACCGTCTCACAGTGGTTGGCACAGACGCGCGCTACACCAAGGCGTTAACCGTCGACTATATCATGATCTCGCCGGGCCAGACCGTGGACGCGCTCCTGGAGGCCGACCGCGCCGCGAACGGTTCGTCCAATTGCCGGTACTACATGGCGGCACGGACGTTCGCGTCGAACACCGGCATCGACTTCAATAACAGCACCGCCACAGCCATCGTGGAGTACACGGACGCGCCACGTGCCACACGCGCGGGCACGCCGGACTTCCCCAACCTTCCAGCCGTCAATGACACCGGCGCGGCGACGACATACACAGAGCAGCTCCGGTCCTTGGCCAGCAAGGACCACCCCGCAGACGTGCCGGCCCATGTCGACGAGCACATGCTCATCACCATCGCCGTCAATGTGCTCCCATGCACGGGCAACATGACGTGCGATGGTCCACTCAGCAGCCGCTTCGCCGCTAGCCTCAACAACGTAAGCTTCCAGACCCCCTCCGTCGACGTCCTCGATGCCTACTACGGCTCCGTCCGCGGCGTGTACGAGCCAGACTTCCCCGACAAGCCGCCCTTCTTCTTCAACTTCACCGACGACAATGTCCCCACGGAGCGCTGGTTCACGAAGCGCGGCACCAAGGTGAAGGTACTCGAGTACGGAGCCGTGGTGGAGGTGGTTTTCCAGGACACTGCCATTCTAGGCGCCGAGACCCACCCGATGCACCTGCACGGATTCGCCTTCTACGTGGTGGGAAGAGGGTTCGGGAACTTCGACAAGCACAAGGATCCGGCCACGTACAACTTGATCGACCCGCCGTACCAGAACACCGTCTCCGTGCCGAAGGCTGGTTGGGCCGCAGTTCGCTTCCGTGCTACAAATCCCGGTGAGTGTTTTAGACTTAATTTTGGTTATCATGAACCTCCGCGTCACTTTGTTGAAattgaaatgaatggtttataaCTTTGGCCCTCGTTTTGCTATACTAGGTGTGTGGTTTATGCACTGCCACTTCGATCGTCATCAGGTTTGGGGGATGGACACTGTGTTCATCGTAAAGGATGGCAAGACCCCCGAAGCTAAAATGATGCGCCGTCCTGCGGGCATGCCTAGGTGCTAACTTGCGTGATTATACGGAGTGTGATAGCATCAGTGTTACAGCACAATCCAGAATATAATTatgggtctgtctaggacacatctagatgtgacatagttatgtcacatctaagctgattttcactctgtttgtggtctatttttttgtcctagttttttttgtttcttgttgatgcattatatacttgtggaaggttagatgtgatatccttaaaaaacatctagatgtgaattagacaaactgtaTAATTATTGTTTAGTTAATTGATGAATTTATTTTGCGTTTTTTAAGAATATATATCTGGAAGACTAAACAGGTTTGTTCAATTTTTATTAGGATGAATAGGAGAAGATCTTTTTGTCATTCTATGATGTAAATTCTGCTTTGTATTCAGTTCTTAAAAGTAAACAAGTAGTGGTATTTTTGGATACTTGCATATCTTGTTATTGTACGCGGAAAAAAAATGTCACAGCTCATTTTCGGTGCATGTGTGCTACAACACGTTTTAGTCAGGCAAACAAGCATTTGTCTGGCGGTTTCCATGCTTTCTTTCACACTTTCCTGTTGAAAAGTACtcaaaacgtcttatattttgataGAGATAGTACATTTGTCCACTTATTCTCAGTTGTATGCAGAAGAAAATATCGCACAATGAAACCATAGATTTTTGGGGGGAAAAATTTGCGAAACCGTGGATTTTTGGATTGACTAGTCGAATGTTTCAATGTACTTCCTCTgcaaactaatataagagcgtttagatcactattttagtattttaaacgctcttatattagtttacagagggagtactctTTTGTTAGCATAGTCGCTTATGTTCTGTGTGATCCGCTTATCTTGGGTTCGGAGTTGTATGAGAATTACTTCATCATCTTGTATCGTTCAGCTATGTACTTGATGTGGTTGCTGCTTTATATATAAAACAAGGTGAAAGCCTgttttgagagagagagagagaacttTAGTCGCAAACTAGacaatactactccctccgttccgaattacttgtcgcatgtatggatgtatctagatgtattttagtctAAATACATCAATTTCTGCGATGAGTAATTTAGAACGGAAAGAGTACATAAGTAGAACGGACTTGGGCTAGGGACCAGCCTTAAAAGTGCAGATTGTCCAATCATAAGATTTTTACAATAGTGTCGAGGAAATATTTCAATTCCACAAAAAATAATAAAACTAAGAAAAATAATACGAGACAATAATTAAACTCATAAGATCCGAATAAATAAAGTTGTGAAGACATAAACATGTTTGGCTTCATGGCACCGCCATAATAATAAAAAAGTCAAATAAACACCTCCACAAAGAAGCCAAAAAAGGTTGTATCAATGCCAAGATGGCAACCAGAGACGAGGGACCGGATAAATATCTAGCCACCGGCCGTCTGTTGGCGACGTAAGTTGGGGTCAGGAATGGCAGTTAGTACTACTAAATAAACATTGATGTTGAACAAATCATCAGCTTACAAAAAGAAAGGGGAACCAGAAA containing:
- the LOC125512535 gene encoding putative laccase-9, encoding MAISVAMLWLLGTVVLTTLASAVTPPEGSKNRHYDFVIKKTNYTRLCHEKTVLTVNGQFPGPTIYARKGDIVVVNVINQGNKNITIHWHGVDQPRNPWSDGPEYITQCPIQPSANFTYTVILSEEEGTLWWHAHSDFDRTTVHGAIVIHPKKGTTFPFKKPHKEIPVILCEWWNADVNRLLQEAKRTGGEVNISDANTINGQPGDLFPCSKNGTFKLHVESGKTYLLRIINAALANELFFGIAGHRLTVVGTDARYTKALTVDYIMISPGQTVDALLEADRAANGSSNCRYYMAARTFASNTGIDFNNSTATAIVEYTDAPRATRAGTPDFPNLPAVNDTGAATTYTEQLRSLASKDHPADVPAHVDEHMLITIAVNVLPCTGNMTCDGPLSSRFAASLNNVSFQTPSVDVLDAYYGSVRGVYEPDFPDKPPFFFNFTDDNVPTERWFTKRGTKVKVLEYGAVVEVVFQDTAILGAETHPMHLHGFAFYVVGRGFGNFDKHKDPATYNLIDPPYQNTVSVPKAGWAAVRFRATNPGVWFMHCHFDRHQVWGMDTVFIVKDGKTPEAKMMRRPAGMPRC